CGCACCCACCGCGCCGTCCTGGCCGCTTCCAGCCGCTACTTCAAGAAGCTTTTTGCTGGACCAGGACCGGGGCAGGAGGTCTGCGAGCTGGACTTTGTGGGGCCGGAGGCACTGGGCGCGCTGCTGGAGTTTGCCTACACGGCCACGCTCACCATCAGCAGTGCCAACATGGGCGAGGTGCTGCGCGCCGCCCGGCTGCTGGAGATCCCCTGCGTGATCGCCGCCTGCGTGGAGATCCTGCAGGGCAGCGGGCTGGAGGCACCCGGCCCCGATGACGGCGACTGCGAGCGTGCCCGCCGCTACCTGGAGGCTTTCGCTGCCCTCCCCGAGGGCGAagcgcccgccccgccaccccccccgccccgctgcccgccgcaGCAAGAAGACCCGCAAGTTTCTGCAAGCCCGTGGCGCCCGGCTCAACAACCACACCGAGGAGCCGCCCGCCGAGGCCGAAGCCTGCGGcagccccccgccaccccccccagccgcccTCGCCCCCCCTGCCcgaggggctgcccctgccttACGACAGCTTCGAGCTGCCCGAGGAAGAGGAGCTGCCCCCGcaccccttccccttcccctacCAGTCCCCCCTGTCCCCCGAGGAGGCTGCCTCCGACGAGGACGCCATCGACCCTGATCTGATGGCGTACCTGAGCTCGCTGCACCACGAGTCGCTGGCGCCTGGGCTGGATACGCCCGACAAGCTGGTGCGCAAGCGCCGCTCGCAGATGCCCCAGGAGTGCCCCGTCTGCCACAAGGTCATCCACGGCGCCGGCAAGCTGCCCCGCCACATGCGCACGCACACGGGCGAGAAGCCCTTCGCCTGCCAGGTCTGCGGGGTCCGCTTCACACGGTGAGTGCAGCCCGGTGGGTACCCGACGGcatccccccctgcccccagcacctcccctgCTAGTGCCTGGCTGCTTCCCTGCCGTGGTGCAAGTGCAGGGCCAGGGGGGCTTCTGTGCCCCCCGTGAGTGCTGCCTGAGCGACCCGCCCTGCCTGCTAGCCGTGGtacccagcagcatccccagctgcaCCTCCCCTGCTGGTACTCAGCTGCATCCTGGCACGGTGCAACACCGGGATGCATTTCCCACCGCCGCTGGTGCCACAGCAGTCCCTGCACACCCCAGCCAAGCAGCCGGGATGTGGTTCCCCACCTTgccagagcccccagcccccccccctccttgcAGAGCATCCCTACCACTGCACTGCCAGCACCATCCCGCTGCCTACTGCAGCCAGGTGGCTGCTTCCCTAGGGAtgccagctgccctgtgccaaCGTCTGCCTCTCcatttgtgtctgtgtgtcccCAGGAATGACAAGCTGAAGATCCACATGCGTAAGCACACGGGGGAGCGGCCCTactcctgccagcactgcagcgCCCGCTTCCTGCACAGCTACGACCTGAAGAACCACATGCACCTGCACACGGGCGCGCGGCCCTACGAGTGCTACCTCTGCCACAAGGCCTTCGCCAAGGACGACCACCTCCAGCGGCACCTCAAGGGCCAGAACTGCCTGGAGGTGCGGACCCGCCGTCGACGCCGCGacgagccgccgccgccgcccgccggaCCTCCTGGCCTTGACCTCTCCAATGGGCGGCTGGAGGGGCTGCGCCTCTCCATCGCCCGCTACTGGGGTCCGGGGCAGCcgaaggaggaggaggatgagccGGAGGGTGAGGAAGGGCCACAGCCGGACGGCACCGTGCCGGTGGAGACGGTGTAGGGCCACTGCCACGGCGAGTGCCGTGCCATGCTGAGCCGTGCCGTGCGTGCCCGCCCCGGGTTTCTGTTCCCGTTTTTCCCGTCACGGTTCATTCCCAGTTATGCAAAGGGGGAAACTCCCCCCTGGCCGATTTGCAcaatggggtgggggggtgtccccgccgcccccccacCGTGCCCAGGGCGCACCCCCCCCATCCGCCGTGCCCGGGTTTCCCCCCGCCGTACCCGGGCAGCGGAGCCCCGgtgagggggccggggggggggggagaagcgGGACTGGGGTGtgtgcgccccccccccccgagtgGATGCCGCCCCCCAGCGGGGCCGGGACCGGGCGGTGGCACCCGCGGACCGAGGGCGCCCCTGGCCCCGAACAGGAGGGCGCTGGCGGGGCCAGCagggcgcccccccccccccccccccgccccccggtgTGCGGGTGGAGGCGGGGGGGGCCGCCGCCCTGCGCTGTGCATAGCttgtgtcgtcccccccccccccagccctccccgtCCCGAGCAGCCCCTCCCCGGCGAGCCCCCCCTCGCCCCTGCACTCCCGGCTGCTTTCTCTTGGTTGCACTATTCGGGTGAGCCCACCCGGgtgcggggcagccccggcccccacCCGATCCCATCCCCCCCCAACCACCCCGGCCCTGTGGGACCCCCCTCCCCGGGGTGGCCGGGCCCCCGCGGTCACCCCTCTGCCCTTTGCACATGCCCCCCCCAGGGCGCAGCCTCCCCACCCGCCCCCCCGGGGGAGCAGGGGACCGGCACTATTTGCCTAAAATAAGAGTTtatctatatttaaaaagatgatgtaatatattccccccccccccgccccggcccctccgcTGCTGCCCGCCAGCGCTGCCCGGCCCCCGCGCATCTGTCCCTTGCCATGGGGTGCCGGGAGGGGTGATGGGGACGAGGGGCTCGGCTCCCGTCATGGCTTTAAAGTGCCTTATGGTGAACTTGAAACTTTTCGGCTACTTGAACCTCTCTGGTGTCAGGAACCAAACGAATAATCGGtgggcggccgccccccgccctgccgGGTCgcctctgtctgtctgtctgtctgtttgtgtttgtttttttaaacgAAGGCTGCTTGGTAATAAACGGAGAAGCAGGGACCCCCTCCGTGCCCGGCTGTCTgtctgcccccccaccccccacccgccggtgctgctctgcttgggCCTGGGGCAGgtagtggggctgggggcgccccggggctggggctggggccatCAAGGTGCTAGGGACAGTGATATTGAGGGGTTGGGGGCACTGTGGCGCTTGGTATAGGGACATCAAGGGGGTGGGTGTAGcatggggatggagatgggggcaccacagggctggggctggggccatcaaggggctgggggcactgtggggctggggacaaggATGTCgaggggctggggacaccaCGAGGCCAAGACCACCATGGGGTGCTGGATGCCAGCTCAGGGCACTGGGACACTGGCACCTTGAGGACCTAGTTGCTTTagtccccagcccctccacccacccacccccagctcccactgcaCTGCTTGGGCTCCAGCCATGCCCCCGGAGCCTGGCCCGGTGTCCTCGCTGCCGCATGGCACCATCCTGCTGTCACTGggccctgccctccctgctgggTGGCTGCTCGGTCATCACCTCCTCCAGCTCATTCTCACTGCTCTCAGACTGGTCCTGGTAGCTGAAGTCCAGGCTGGGACAGGGGACAGCAGCGTCagggaccagcacccccagtgcTGGGGGTATCTGGGGACACCGCCACCGCCACCACCGGCCCTCACCTGGAGAATGAGCTGTCCTCACTGTCCGGCCCGCTGCTGTCCCCATCGCTCTTCTcactttcctccttcttcagctGGGCTCGCAGCCGGGCCACCAGCTTGGAGGGCAGCCGCCGGCCACCACCCTGGCCCTCTGCCACCTCACGGATGCTCTGCTTCAGCAGCTGTCCTTGCTCCTGTCCCCGCAGCGCCTGCACGgcacccagccacagccccacCGTCTCCTCATCGCTGGAGTCCCTGCAGGGATAGGGCACCggggtgggctgcagccccccccaccccgcaggcCCCCCCTGGGCTCTGGTGGgctccctgcaccccctgctCACCTTTCCTCGTCCCCTGTGTCCCGGTAGGTCAGGGGACCCATGCAGAGGGTGCAGATGTTGCGCAGGGTTTGGTAGCACTCGCGGCAGtacagccctggggagagcGGGAACATGAGAGTGGGGGgagatttgggggggggggagggggtgtcccCGGTCTAGGGGGTTCCTACCTTTGCAGCCCATCGTGATGCAGGCGATGAAGTCTGGCTGCTCCGCCATGCCGCAGGCcaggcagcatttctgctggATGCCCAGGAACCGTGCCAGCCGGGCGAGGATAGGCATCCTGCAGGCAGAGCGCTGATGCTCCACGGGGCCATGCCACCCCTCGGGGGTGCACGGCAAGCCCTCGCCACAGacccccccagggctggcatCACCCTTTTGCAATGTCCCACAAGGTGCTTACGGGGGTCAGGATGGCTCCAGCCTCACAGAGCTTACCTggagatgaggaagaggagcaggtTGCCTTGCCCAGCATCACCCGTGCGCTGCGTGATGGCTTGGCGCAGGGCGCGTACCAGCCCTGCCCGCCGTGCCAGGATGGTGCTATGGAGGAAGGTTATGCGCTCCTGGCATGGTGGGGATGAGGGGTGAGGGTCAGTGGCTGCCAAGGGggtgtgaggaggagggggagacaCAATCTTCTCACCTGCTCACGGCTTGGGTAGTAGGTGGCACACACCACCCGGCGCAGCCGTGCCACGTGGCCGCCGAAGACAGCAATGAAGAAGCAGGCACCATACAGGAGTCCTGGTGGGAAAAATACGAGTCACACAGGGGCGACACCCCTCTGtaccccccctcctccccagcacgCTGAAGGTGCAGCACCCCCAGTCACCCATGCTGAGGTAGGTGATGTAGTCGGGCTCCACCGGCTGGAGGAGGCAGCGCTGGGAGAGCACCGAGACGTTGCCCTGCTGCAGTGCACCGAAGGCAGAGACCAAGTCCCGGAAGATGTCACTGGTGTAGCCCGTCCCGTTGACGTTGACACCCATCACCGCCGGTGCTGTGGGGCAAGAGGGCTCAGTTCTGGGGAACAGAGCACCCCCTGCCCAAAGCCTGGGCCTCTGCCAGCAaagcacccaagggtgctgctccagcacagtgAGTTCTGCTCACCCCTGGCGACAATCTCCCCCTCCAGCTGGTGCCGGATCAGGTCGAGCAGCCAGAAGAGGCCGAAGTCAGCCAGGATGATGCTGATCCCCAGCAGCATATGGCGCAGGACCCCCGCCAGCTGCATCCCATACTGGCGCTGCTCCTTCCATGACAGCCACGGCGCAGCTGGGCGGGCAAGGGAGCACCGTGAGGCTGTGCCGTGCCGGGaccctccagctccccactgcAGGGGTCCCCTGGGGCTGACCTGGGGGGATGTAGCGTCTTCTCTCCCGGCCTCTCAGGGGCAGCACGGTGGGTCTGCCCTGCTCCGCCCGCAGCAGGTCCATCTCCACAA
The sequence above is drawn from the Falco naumanni isolate bFalNau1 chromosome 20, bFalNau1.pat, whole genome shotgun sequence genome and encodes:
- the ZBTB7B gene encoding LOW QUALITY PROTEIN: zinc finger and BTB domain-containing protein 7B (The sequence of the model RefSeq protein was modified relative to this genomic sequence to represent the inferred CDS: inserted 2 bases in 1 codon; deleted 1 base in 1 codon) codes for the protein MMASPEDDLIGIPFPEHSSELLSCLNEQRQLGLLCDVTIKTQGLEYRTHRAVLAASSRYFKKLFAGPGPGQEVCELDFVGPEALGALLEFAYTATLTISSANMGEVLRAARLLEIPCVIAACVEILQGSGLEAPGPDDGDCERARRYLEAFAALPEGEAPAPPPPPPRXARRSKKTRKFLQARGARLNNHTEEPPAEAEACGSPPPPPPAALAPPPEGLPLPYDSFELPEEEELPPHPFPFPYQSPLSPEEAASDEDAIDPDLMAYLSSLHHESLAPGLDTPDKLVRKRRSQMPQECPVCHKVIHGAGKLPRHMRTHTGEKPFACQVCGVRFTRNDKLKIHMRKHTGERPYSCQHCSARFLHSYDLKNHMHLHTGARPYECYLCHKAFAKDDHLQRHLKGQNCLEVRTRRRRRDEPPPPPAGPPGLDLSNGRLEGLRLSIARYWGPGQPKEEEDEPEGEEGPQPDGTVPVETV
- the DCST2 gene encoding DC-STAMP domain-containing protein 2, which gives rise to MWLGRALRALQGRHSRDKSPARLSKGRQPQKPQPPEEESEGRQLARSTGGFLLGMILASLYGALVLLAQGHNVWFCLVSTSVLGAVLGLGMAFSAKMRLTVLLSLPHIFTREGKMLMLVLALGMAMQGPCANILQNFSRAAESLSCGAELALNQTAERLQRAKEPLMDVLAKIKDIAQKAKVVGDHVRKFFRAIMDSVSHIARALRNVWLWLANMSRVCNRELGTPYNRCLRLFDDAKDNCERTIPLLFFLCYIIVTFRTLCSLATFALIFCVIPEYIQTFLQRQIADPLKNALNRVRQEFEFNISAVHHFNVSLTASKSLGEVALDIMEGVHTQLEPTRKVLGIFTHISICAIIYIYIKALRYRRRYLQDDTFDNVYITQRFVEMDLLRAEQGRPTVLPLRGRERRRYIPPAAPWLSWKEQRQYGMQLAGVLRHMLLGISIILADFGLFWLLDLIRHQLEGEIVARAPAVMGVNVNGTGYTSDIFRDLVSAFGALQQGNVSVLSQRCLLQPVEPDYITYLSMGLLYGACFFIAVFGGHVARLRRVVCATYYPSREQERITFLHSTILARRAGLVRALRQAITQRTGDAGQGNLLLFLISRMPILARLARFLGIQQKCCLACGMAEQPDFIACITMGCKGLYCRECYQTLRNICTLCMGPLTYRDTGDEERDSSDEETVGLWLGAVQALRGQEQGQLLKQSIREVAEGQGGGRRLPSKLVARLRAQLKKEESEKSDGDSSGPDSEDSSFSSLDFSYQDQSESSENELEEVMTEQPPSREGRAQ